Proteins encoded within one genomic window of Theobroma cacao cultivar B97-61/B2 chromosome 7, Criollo_cocoa_genome_V2, whole genome shotgun sequence:
- the LOC18593354 gene encoding probably inactive leucine-rich repeat receptor-like protein kinase At2g25790 encodes MSNKRAKAHSLLFMFMFLLVLNFSLSQVDDLELLLSFKSSINDPSGFLSNWNSSTPLCMWHGITCNNFSRVKVIDLVEKNISGIISSSIFHLVGIETINLSDNQLLGEIPKDLASSVSLRYLNLSNNHLTGEVPKCSTSLEILDLWGNLLSGKIPPQIGACLNLQELDLGGNNLVGRIPSSISNISRLQILTLAYNKLIGQIPHALSEKKSLKWISFGNNNLSGEIPQELVDLVSLSFLDLAYNNLSGDLPSWLGNLTNLQYLLLFGNNLTGLLPRSIFGLQKLIELDLSDNYLFGEIPELIIELQSLEILYLIYNDFTGKIPNALASLPRLQVIELASNSLTGEIPSLICNISSIVGLVLSNNNLSGIIPPCLGNISKRLKVLNLWKNSFHGPILDTFGEDCALRNLNFHGNKLEGSLPRSLANCRNLEMVDIGNNKLNGTFPYWLDTLPDLQVIVLRSNKLRGVLQISKTFRPFPKLRILDLANNEFTGPLPESIIKNMKAMINLKEQQSSSQYMGGIYYPYFFNLTVKGIYIELYEFLTIFATIDLSNNNFHGEIPSVFGKLSSLRGLNLSHNSLTGHIPTSMGNLTNLEWLDFSSNMLTGQIPTELIDMTFLTFLNLSNNQLIGPIPQGKQFNTFENGSYEGNLALCGFPLSKACNNDGRKQFPSLLKEADDSETKISFGWKVVLIGYGCGLIFGVVVGYVTFRNGEPKWFVTLYRVKYPQKGRRCSKN; translated from the coding sequence ATGTCAAATAAAAGAGCTAAAGCACACTCATTGTTGTTCATGTTCATGTTTTTATTGGTACTAAATTTTAGCTTGTCTCAGGTTGATGATCTGGAGCTCCTCTTATCCTTCAAATCCTCAATCAATGATCCGTCTGGCTTCCTCTCCAACTGGAATTCCTCTACCCCATTGTGCATGTGGCATGGAATCACCTGCAATAATTTTTCTAGGGTAAAGGTAATTGATCTCGttgagaaaaatatttctGGGATAATTTCATCTTCAATCTTTCATTTGGTAGGGATTGAGACTATCAATCTTTCGGACAACCAACTCTTAGGTGAAATTCCCAAAGATTTGGCTTCTTCTGTGTCACTTCGATATCTTAATCTTAGTAACAACCATTTGACCGGTGAAGTTCCAAAATGTTCAACTTCATTGGAAATATTGGATCTCTGGGGTAACCTGCTTTCTGGAAAAATTCCACCACAAATTGGAGCATGCTTGAATCTACAAGAACTTGATCTTGGTGGCAATAATTTGGTGGGGAGAATTCCGAGCTCCATATCAAATATCAGCAGGTTGCAAATCTTGACTCTTGCTTATAACAAATTGATTGGCCAAATTCCACATGCATTAAGCGAAAAGAAGAGCTTGAAGTGGATTTCCTTTGGCAATAACAACCTTTCTGGCGAAATTCCACAAGAACTTGTTGATTTGGTTTCTTTGAGTTTTCTTGATCTTGCTTACAACAATCTTAGCGGAGATCTTCCATCCTGGCTTGGAAACCTCACCAATCTTCAATACCTCTTGCTCTTCGGTAACAACCTTACAGGTTTGCTGCCTAGATCCATTTTTGGACTCCAAAAGCTTATTGAACTTGATCTTAGtgataattatttatttggtgAGATTCCAGAACTCATAATTGAGTTGCAGAGCTTGGAGATTCTTTATCTTATCTACAACGACTTTACCGGTAAAATTCCAAATGCTCTAGCATCTTTGCCCCGCCTTCAAGTGATTGAACTTGCATCAAACAGCTTGACTGGAGAAATTCCTTCTTTAATCTGCAATATAAGTTCCATCGTAGGTCTTGTCTTATCTAATAACAACTTAAGTGGAATAATTCCACCATGTCTAGGAAACATCAGCAAACGTCTTAAAGTCTTAAATTTGTGGAAGAATAGTTTTCATGGACCCATCCTTGACACATTCGGTGAGGACTGTGCGTTAAGGAACCTCAACTTCCATGGCAATAAATTGGAAGGGTCCTTACCACGATCCTTGGCCAATTGTAGAAACCTGGAAATGGTGGATATTGGTAACAACAAGCTAAATGGCACATTCCCCTATTGGCTGGATACTCTGCCAGATTTGCAAGTTATTGTTTTACGGTCAAACAAATTGCGTGGTGTCTTACAGATTTCCAAGACCTTCcgtccctttcccaagttacGGATACTTGACCTTGCTAACAATGAATTCACCGGTCCTTTGCCCGAAAGCATAATAAAAAACATGAAGGCCATGATTAATCTCAAAGAACAACAAAGTTCTTCTCAATATATGGGTGGAATAtattatccttattttttcaatttgacGGTGAAAGGAATTTACATTGAACTTTATGAATTCctgacaatatttgcaaccATTGACCTCTCAAACAATAACTTTCATGGAGAGATTCCAAGTGTTTTTGGAAAGCTGAGTTCACTTAGAGGGCTCAATCTTTCTCATAACAGCCTTACTGGTCATATCCCTACATCAATGGGAAATTTGACCAATCTCGAATGGTTAGACTTCTCTTCAAACATGCTCACTGGGCAAATTCCTACTGAGTTGATAGATATGACATTTCTTACCTTCTTAAATCTTTCAAATAACCAACTCATAGGACCAATTCCTCAAGGCAAACAGTTCAATACATTTGAAAATGGCTCATATGAAGGAAACTTGGCACTATGCGGCTTTCCATTGTCAAAAGCTTGCAACAATGATGGGAGAAAACAATTTCCATCATTGTTAAAAGAGGCAGATGACTCAGAAACCAAGATCAGTTTCGGCTGGAAAGTTGTGCTAATAGGCTATGGATGCGGACTGATATTTGGAGTTGTTGTTGGATATGTTACATTCAGAAATGGTGAACCAAAATGGTTTGTGACATTGTATCGAGTCAAATATCCCCAAAAGGGAAGAAGATGCTCAAAGAACTAG
- the LOC18593359 gene encoding probably inactive leucine-rich repeat receptor-like protein kinase At2g25790 → MLNKRAKVHSLLSMFMVLLVLNFSLSQVDELKLLLSFKSSINDPSGFLSNWNSSTPLCLWHGITCNKFSKVKIIQLTNKNISGAILSSIFHLPKIESIDLSTNNLFGEIPYDMAFSMSLQYLNLSQNYLTDTVPNCSTSLEILDLSANSLSGKIPPQIGVECSNLKELDLGGNYLVGRIPSSISNISSLQALTLAGNKLIGQIPRELSKLKSMKWIYFGYNHLSGEIPQELVDLVSLNHLDLVYNNLNGQIPSSLGNLTNLQYLFLYRNKLTGLLPRSIFGLKKLVELDLSENYLLGEIPELIIELRSLQVLHLYSNNFIGKIPNALAYLPYIQVVSFYSNSLTEEIPSSICNTSSIEVLDLFDNNLSGIIPPCLGNFSKGLSILDLEMNSFHGTIPETFGEDCGLRNLNLNGNKLEGSLPRSLANCKNLEMMDIGDNKLNGAFPYWLDTLSKLQVLVLRSNKLRGILQSSKTIHPFPKLRILDLANNEFTGPMPKGIIKNMKAMMNLGEQHSSLQYMQGRYYSYHVNLTVKGFYIKLHILTTFTSIDLSNNNFHGEIPNVIGKLSLLRGLNLSHNSLSGHIPMSMGNLANLEWLDLSSNQLTGQIPDQLKDMTFLAFLNLSYNQLTGPIPQGKQFNTFENGSYEGNLALCGLPLSKSCKNDGRKQSSPSFLKEANDSETEINFGWKVVLMGYGCGIIFGVVIGYVTFRNGEPKWFVTLYGVKYHRKGRRCSRN, encoded by the coding sequence ATGTTAAACAAAAGAGCTAAAGTACACTCACTGTTGTCCATGTTTATGGTTTTATTAGTACTAAATTTTAGCTTGTCTCAAGTTGATGAACTCAAGCTGCTCTTATCCTTCAAATCTTCAATCAATGATCCATCTGGCTTCCTCTCCAACTGGAATTCCTCTACCCCGTTGTGCCTGTGGCATGGAATCACTTGCAACAAATTTTCCAAGGTAAAGATAATTCAACTcactaacaaaaatatttctgGGGCAATTTTATCTTCAATCTTTCATTTGCCTAAGATTGAGAGTATCGATCTTTCGACCAACAATCTCTTTGGTGAAATTCCGTATGACATGGCTTTTTCTATGTCACTTCAATATCTTAATCTTAGTCAAAACTATTTAACTGATACAGTTCCAAACTGTTCAACTTCATTGGAAATATTGGATCTTTCAGCTAATAGCCTTTCAGGGAAAATTCCACCACAAATTGGAGTAGAATgttcaaatttaaaagaacTTGATCTTGGTGGCAATTATTTGGTAGGGAGAATtccaagctccatatcaaatATCAGCAGTTTGCAAGCCTTGACTCTTGCTGGTAACAAATTGATTGGCCAAATTCCTCGTGAATTAAGCAAACTGAAGAGCATGAAGTGGATTTACTTTGGCTATAACCACCTTTCTGGCGAAATTCCGCAAGAACTTGTTGATTTAGTTTCTTTGAATCATCTTGATCTTGTCTACAACAATCTCAATGGACAAATTCCATCCTCGCTAGGAAACCTCACCAATCTTCAATACCTCTTCCTCTACAGAAACAAGCTCACAGGTTTGCTTCCTCGATCCATTTTTGGCCTCAAAAAGCTTGTCGAACTTGATCTTagtgaaaattatttacttGGTGAGATCCCAGAACTCATAATTGAGTTGCGAAGCTTGCAGGTTCTTCATCTTTACTCCAACAACTTTATTGGTAAAATTCCAAATGCTTTAGCATATTTGCCTTATATTCAAGTTGTTAGTTTTTACTCAAATAGCTTGACTGAAGAAATTCCTTCTTCGATCTGCAATACAAGTTCCATTGAAGTGCTAGACCTATTTGATAACAACTTAAGTGGGATCATTCCACCATGTCTAGGAAACTTCAGCAAAGGTCTTTCAATCTTAGATTTGGAGATGAATAGCTTTCATGGAACCATCCCTGAAACTTTTGGTGAGGACTGTGGGTTGAGGAATCTCAACttaaatggaaataaattgGAAGGATCTTTACCACGATCTTTGGCCAACTGTAAAAACCTAGAAATGATGGATATTGGTGACAACAAGTTAAATGGTGCATTCCCTTATTGGCTGGATACTCTGTCAAAATTACAAGTTCTTGTTTTACGGTCAAACAAATTGCGTGGTATCTTACAAAGTTCCAAAACCATCcatccctttcccaagttacGGATTCTTGACCTTGCTAATAATGAATTCACTGGTCCTATGCCCAAAGGCATAATAAAGAACATGAAGGCCATGATGAATCTAGGTGAACAGCATAGTTCTTTGCAATATATGCAAGGAAGATACTATAGTTATCATGTAAATTTGACAGTGAAAGGGTTTTACATTAAACTTCATATCTTGACAACATTCACAAGCATTGACCTCTCAAACAATAACTTTCATGGAGAGATTCCAAATGTTATTGGAAAGCTTAGTTTACTTAGAGGACTCAACCTTTCTCATAACAGTCTTAGTGGTCATATCCCAATGTCAATGGGAAATTTGGCCAATCTCGAATGGTTAGACCTCTCTTCAAACCAGCTCACCGGTCAAATTCCTGATCAATTGAAAGATATGACATTTCTTGCTTTCTTAAATCTTTCGTATAACCAACTCACAGGACCAATTCCTCAAGGCAAACAGTTCAATACATTTGAAAATGGCTCATACGAAGGAAACTTGGCACTATGCGGTTTGCCATTGTCAAAGTCTTGCAAAAACGATGGGAGAAAACAATCATCTCCATCATTCTTGAAAGAGGCAAATGACTCAGAGACTGAGATCAATTTTGGCTGGAAAGTTGTGTTGATGGGATACGGATGTGGAATAATATTCGGTGTCGTTATCGGATATGTTACTTTTAGAAATGGTGAACCAAAATGGTTTGTGACATTGTATGGAGTCAAATATCATCGAAAGGGAAGAAGATGCTCACGGAACTAG